Proteins encoded within one genomic window of SAR324 cluster bacterium:
- the cyoE gene encoding protoheme IX farnesyltransferase yields the protein MKNKAMVANDIISMTYSKSVSYLALTKPRLLMLVVMTTLVGFLLAVRQDHQWLLMFHLLLGTTLLGGGANSLNQWYEWAQDSRMRRTAERPIPSGKLSREQAWLFGVTISVTGLLYLAMAVNSLTALLGFLSWGIYLFWYTPLKQKSVLNTWIGAITGALPPVMGWTAVENSMGTIALCSFGILYFWQLPHFFAISWLCRDDYQKGGFKMLSMGDNEGSATAQQMLLNTLPLIVFSIIPYMTGFCGDSYMLTSIILGGIFLFGVGRFYYFRDNISARWVFIISIIYLPILLSVMVVDRMPILT from the coding sequence ATGAAAAACAAGGCCATGGTGGCAAATGATATCATTTCCATGACTTATTCTAAAAGTGTGTCTTATCTGGCTCTTACCAAACCACGCTTGCTCATGCTGGTGGTAATGACCACGCTGGTCGGATTTCTGCTTGCTGTCCGTCAGGATCATCAATGGTTGCTGATGTTTCATCTGCTGTTGGGAACCACGCTACTTGGTGGCGGAGCGAATTCGCTGAATCAGTGGTATGAATGGGCTCAGGATTCCAGAATGCGCCGAACCGCGGAACGCCCCATCCCTTCAGGAAAATTATCGAGGGAACAGGCCTGGTTGTTTGGCGTGACCATTTCTGTCACAGGCTTGCTCTATCTTGCCATGGCGGTGAATTCTTTGACTGCGCTCCTTGGTTTTTTGTCATGGGGAATTTATCTATTCTGGTATACGCCATTGAAACAGAAAAGTGTTCTGAATACATGGATTGGAGCCATCACCGGTGCTCTGCCACCTGTCATGGGCTGGACTGCGGTTGAGAATTCAATGGGAACCATCGCGCTTTGTTCCTTCGGGATTCTTTATTTCTGGCAATTACCTCATTTTTTTGCCATTTCATGGTTATGCCGTGATGATTATCAGAAGGGCGGATTCAAAATGCTGTCGATGGGGGATAATGAAGGTTCAGCGACAGCCCAACAGATGTTGCTCAATACACTACCTTTGATTGTCTTTAGTATTATCCCTTATATGACAGGATTTTGCGGAGACTCTTATATGCTGACCAGTATTATACTGGGCGGTATTTTTTTGTTTGGTGTGGGACGTTTTTATTATTTCAGAGATAATATCAGCGCCCGCTGGGTGTTTATCATCTCAATCATTTATCTGCCAATTCTATTGTCTGTGATGGTGGTGGATCGAATGCCAATATTAACTTGA
- a CDS encoding cytochrome c oxidase subunit II, translating to MNIFPVSASTFSGDIDGLFWLVTTLVGFWFILSELLLFYLIFRFRRKKGVKAQYIAGESRKEMAWIFVPLFFVILCDISIDLRTHSVWQKIKETLPQATEKVRVIGQQWTWVFVHPGPDGVLDTSDDIETVNELHVKVNTTTHYELQSRDVLHNFSVPVFRLKQDAIPGRAITGWFEATQTGEYDIQCAEMCGIGHGLMGARIFIDTQEQYETWMAQEIQKQQNYVASK from the coding sequence ATGAACATATTTCCAGTCAGTGCCTCAACCTTCAGTGGAGACATAGATGGATTATTCTGGTTGGTGACGACCTTGGTCGGATTCTGGTTTATTCTGTCTGAATTGTTATTGTTCTATTTAATATTTCGATTCCGACGCAAAAAAGGCGTTAAAGCTCAATATATTGCGGGTGAGTCCAGAAAAGAGATGGCCTGGATTTTTGTACCGCTCTTTTTTGTGATACTTTGTGATATCAGTATTGATTTGAGAACTCATAGTGTGTGGCAAAAAATCAAGGAAACACTTCCACAGGCAACAGAGAAAGTACGCGTGATCGGGCAACAATGGACTTGGGTTTTTGTGCATCCCGGGCCTGATGGAGTGCTGGATACCTCTGATGATATCGAAACAGTCAATGAATTGCATGTAAAAGTTAACACAACAACCCATTATGAATTACAGTCTCGTGATGTTCTTCACAATTTTTCAGTACCAGTGTTTCGTCTAAAACAGGACGCTATTCCAGGCCGTGCCATCACAGGCTGGTTTGAAGCCACTCAAACAGGTGAGTATGATATCCAGTGTGCTGAAATGTGTGGTATTGGTCATGGTTTGATGGGAGCCAGAATTTTTATTGATACGCAAGAACAGTATGAGACGTGGATGGCTCAAGAAATTCAAAAACAGCAAAATTATGTAGCATCCAAATAA